From the genome of Amia ocellicauda isolate fAmiCal2 chromosome 14, fAmiCal2.hap1, whole genome shotgun sequence, one region includes:
- the LOC136767698 gene encoding maestro heat-like repeat-containing protein family member 1 has translation MDHFEALVKMFDLQHALESGATEQQLQEKMVAFSDVADPEDFCLWCVGFLRRDHKVAHETSILQAMGKVLSSHIEAISASTAGKAIALVSGMMGRDANEPPERQQAASDILLALGSRFLEEVLAALDILFRADVQADPIWLTTLGRLSRVNDFSESIQDFFSGPRGSSDPTLRKQHFFPILDTVYSSFQIDRNLQVHDVVVNALAALTPLLSPATLRVNLRGLIDTTVVMYRHGSDGEALVQNVRCIILAALGSDRKIIHPYVFPLLRSLHQEIRARRESRLPVDVVLSLITLLATAFPKLVASLLIQLLKCTSEPSRAAGGVILAHLLSAAV, from the exons ATGGATCATTTTGAGGCATTAG TGAAGATGTTTGATCTTCAGCATGCCCTTGAATCAGGCGCCACtgagcagcagctgcaggagaagATGGTGGCTTTTTCCGATGTGGCCGACCCAGAAGACTTCTGTTTGTGGTGTGTCGGTTTCTTGAGGAGAGACCACAAG GTAGCCCATGAGACCTCCATCCTGCAGGCCATGGGAAAGGTGCTGAGCAGCCACATTGAAGCCATCAGCGCCTCCACAGCCGGGAAGGCCATCGCTTTGGTTTCTGGAATGATGGGCAGGGATGCG AACGAGCCTCCGGAGAGGCAGCAGGCAGCCAGTGACATCCTGCTGGCACTGGGGTCCCGGTTTCTCGAGGAGGTCTTGGCAGCTCTGGACATTTTGTTCAGGGCAGATGTGCAAGCAGACCCCATATGGCTGACCACATTGGGACGTCTGTCACGAGTAAATG ACTTCTCTGAGAGCATTCAGGACTTCTTTTCTGGCCCCAGAGGGAGCTCTGACCCGACCCTGAGGAAGCAGCACTTCTTTCCAATTCTGGACACTGTTTACTCATCTTTTCAGATCGACCGGAACCTGCAG GTCCACGATGTGGTAGTCAATGCCTTGGCTGCCCTGACGCCCCTGCTGAGCCCTGCGACTCTCCGGGTCAACCTGAGGGGGCTGATCGACACCACAGTGGTGATGTACAGACATGGGTCCGACGGTGAAGCTCTGGTCCAG AACGTGCGCTGCATCATCCTGGCGGCCTTGGGCTCGGACCGGAAAATAATCCACCCCTATGTGTTCCCCCTGCTAAGGAGCTTGCACCAGGAG ATCCGCGCCCGTCGGGAGAGCCGGCTACCTGTGGATGTGGTCCTGAGCCTCATTACACTTCTCG CCACCGCCTTCCCAAAGTTGGTCGCCAGTCTCCTTATACAGTTGCTGAAGTGCACCAGTGAGCCGAGCCGGGCCGCAGGTGGGGTGATCCTGGCACACCTCCTCAGCGCCGCAG TCTGA
- the LOC136767700 gene encoding maestro heat-like repeat-containing protein family member 6, with translation MKQVPEILDALQTCLPHLADRQLKVVARLVSHCPEELIETLLTRALPLDRSSCALWRALGSDSKLSRKLLAFLVGKLSASPAGRQTLAVISAVQELLAAPEQKGPFQRVFPQLFGTLLLRMGLSEDIRETMLAVQALVLQAQLVTLSEQLEQEEAWAELPSAESHTEGVRLLASRPG, from the exons ATGAAGCAG GTCCCTGAGATCTTGGATGCTCTGCAAACCTGCCTGCCCCACCTGGCTGACCGGCAGCTGAAAGTGGTCGCCCGCCTCGTGTCTCACTGCCCGGAGGAGCTCATTGAGACGTTGCTGACTCGAGCCCTGCCGCTGGACCG CTCCAGCTGTGCGCTATGGAGGGCCTTGGGTTCAGACAGCAAGTTGTCCCGCAAGCTGCTGGCGTTCCTCGTGGGAAAGCTGAGCGCCTCACCCGCTGGGCGCCAGACCCTGGCT GTGATCTCTGCCGTGCAAGAGTTGCTGGCCGCCCCAGAGCAGAAGGGGCCCTTTCAGAGGGTCTTTCCCCAACTCTTTGGCACCCTACTTCTCCGGATGGGCCTCAGTGAGGACATCAGAGAGACCATGCTCGCCGTGCAGGCCTTGGTGCTACAGGCCCAGCTGGTGACGTTGTCGGAGCAGTTGGAGCAGGAAGAGGCCTGGGCTGAGCTGCCAAGCGCCGAGAGCCACACTGAAGGGGTCCGTCTCCTGGCCAG tcgccctggataa